Below is a genomic region from Rosa chinensis cultivar Old Blush chromosome 5, RchiOBHm-V2, whole genome shotgun sequence.
TTTTTCATACCCATTAACGTCTAAACAACAACCACCACTTCATATTCTATTTTCTAATACACTATACAGTATACACATAAGTTATATAGCAACAGCTGAGAATAGTAATTACTCTACTGCATCCGTTACCTTCATTAGTATATGATAAATTGGTAGCATATAATCCGAATTCCTATTACTCGAAATGCAGTTTCGATGATCATGGCAGACTTAAAGGAAATGAGCAAATTAAATTTCATTCATTTAAAAGTATATCTATTAAGGAATTGCACTCCATAATAAGCATCAAATTAAGCTCAACAGGAGTAAGAGTCGTCGATCAAAAAACCGTAAAGCATAACCATTTGATCcggacttatatatatatatatatatatatagagagagagagagagagagagagagagagagagagagagagagagagagagagagagagagagagagagagagagagagagagagagagagagagagagagagagagagagaggattagAAGCGGACGTCTGCAGTGCTGCAAAAGTGTAGACATCCATACTTTTGCCGCAATTAGGCACCGATGGCGGCACGACTCTTGTCGGACGCCAGACGTCGATCTTGAGCTTTTTCTTGCCAGTGGACTCGCCGGATACCAGTTTGCAATCGACCTTGATCAGGCTTGAAGTTTTAGGTGAGGTCGCTGCCCAAAACCTTCGACCTCGATCGATCTCCttggccttcatcttcaagGTGAAGCCGTCCGGAATGCCCCTTGCTTCCATCCTGCAAGAGCCGCTCCGTCGTCGGCGCTTGATCTCTGCAAAAGCATGGACGTCCACACTTTTGTGACAGTGAGGACGTCCGCCTTAAAACGGgtctctctgtgtgtgtgtgtgtgtatatatataattactttATCTTGAAATAAAGAGAACCTGAATTTTAGACCTCGTCGATCATTGTAGAAAAAATACATTTAAGTCTAGTTAAAAGTTGACTTTCTAGTTATCATAAGACAAtaggataaaaaaaataaaaaatgaaagatAGAGAAGGATTAATAATGATTGAAATAAGCATAAAATGAAGAATGtcctgtttctggtggctttctccgggtacctcacacagaatgctataccgctcGAGGTACTGATCCAACTCCTTAATCCTGTACCAGTAACACACCGTTAGAGGAATAAACCGTACTGGACGGTTTATGCCTCTCCGATGCTAGAGTGAGATACTAATATATAAATGAATTTAGTAATAGTGTCAGGAAAGGAGTTATTACCTTCAAAAAGGTAGTTGTGTTGGTCTTTTATAGGAGTTTCCCATTTCGTCGATGTGGGACGCGGCTTGTCCCCTTTGCAGTCATATCAGCTTTCTGGTGTAATTAGATGGACTGTGTTGGCCAAGTCCGGGGCTCTTGGCGTCCGAGGTGGTTCCTCCGATGAGCACCATCATGGTGGGTTGCGAACCCGGCCCATGGTGAGGTGCCTGGGTTCTCCTACGGGCCCCAGCTGATATTGCCAAACCTTAGTGGTGAAATATCCATCAGTATGTACATGTCCTATGATCTCATTGCCATGCTAGCAGTGATTTTGACAGCTCATCATATTAAAATCCTAAACTAAATGAGATGTGCGAGCGAGAAGAGACCCTATATCGTTCCATCTATTGCAATAATGGTTAGAATATGGCAAACCCACCATCTTCCACTTGCACCTATGGCCGCACTAATCACCACAATTGCTAGGAAGGTAAATTTCCTAAGAACTCGATTTACAGACTCAAAACTAAACTATAAGTGGGTAGGAGCCATCATTCGAAACGGATCCTCGCACTTACATTTGTTATGATAAAATTTCAAATTAGCTAATACTATAAAGAGAGAGTTTATCTAAATTTCAAATCACTGATTTCagtatattaatatatttttatgatatacaaaaaaaagaaaaaagaaaaaaaattatttttcgaGTTAAAGAAACGTATATTCATctaaagccagaataggccattacatatcctttcGCTGTCATTTAAGGGTATAGACAGATAAGAagttagtggtagtacccacaagtggtacaTACATATAGTCATAttcattatacattcaaatacaTAGAGGTAGCGAAAaccctcctttggtactactctaGAGGCGCTAGAGATATATAGAGTGCACCATAGTGGTGCTTAGCTTcctaaatataaggaaattattgtaaattAGACTTAactaaaaaacatagaaaagGGCTAGGGCAAAAACCCTAGCCTAAATTAGAGAGCCCACTAGGGCAGCCCAAAGAGAAGAGGCCCAAACTCAAGGCCCAGCTGGACATGGTTGACCCAGGCCCAGACCACCCCTCCACCAGGCCTGCAGTCGCCTGTGCAGCGCAGCCTACGAGTCCAGCCCTGAAACTCGCCTCACCACGATCCACGCCGTCGAACTCCGCCAGAAGCCAGCACCGCTCTGAGTCCCCAAGCCAATGACATGTAGCGCCTAGCCCGAGACCCGCAAGTCGCATTGTTGCCCAGACCCGAGCCTCACAAGCCGTACCGTCGCTAGATCAAGCCTCAAGATTGCCTCTGGCCCTAGCTCGAGcgatccctgcatagaaaaccACCATAAACGCCAGAAAAACCAGTCGACCTGCATCCAAACAGCCTGCCAAATCACAGTTGAACAACTTCTCTCCCTATCTCAACCCAGGGCATTGAAGCGCCCGTCCGGCAGTCAGCCCAGTGACGGCGTAGCGAAGCCGGCGCTATCCATGGCCGCCGCCAGACAGGGAACTGTTTGGTGGTGTTTTCCTCTCCTGTGGCGCTAGGGCTAGAGAGAGTCCTTTGTTGTTTATACGCTAATCTACCTTCTAATATTCTGTATAGGAAAATAaaactttaaaagaaaaaaaaaaatttcttcatagAAAAGTAACTTTGGAAATGCTAAATATATTAGAGCATATATATAGTAATTATTGTGTAATTTACAGTATTGCTATGCTATCATAATAAAAATTGACAAAGCATGTACATGATTATTTCGAGAAGCTGCACTTTTCTCGATCAATAGAAAATTCATCCATGACTTTcttcaatatatataaatggcCATTAGCCAGGTGATAGTTTCTTAATATGTAATCTGTTCCACGTACATTATTTACATGTCAAATGACCTTCAACCTTGAAGTTTGATTATATATACCAATTTTCTATATAATGACATAATGGTTGAGAAGGACTTGAGCTGATTCATACCAAGTCCGAATTAACTATTAAGCAACTCAATCTCCAAAGAACACATACCAGTTTCCTGAACAATGACATAATGGTTGAGGATGACTTGAACTGATTCATACCCAGTCTGATTTAAGCAACTCAATCTTCAAGTCCAATAGGAAATACATACTTCTATAAAAGACAGCCTTACCTAATCACGTACAAACTACAAACTACTGATTAAGGTGATCTCTGTCCCTAGTCCCATCAGCCCCTTATTAGGCAACCAAATGCAACCATACAAAACCTGCTACAGTCCTACCCAATGTGACAAGGTCAAGGATCATATGAGAAAATTTATGTGCTACTCTTGGATCCCTTTATGACATTCAAAATTTAGATCGGACAATAAaaattgtgtttgtgtttttattttttaaactgGTACACACCGAATTGTCACCATGAAATAAATAGCCTACGAACAAGTGCACCAACCAAGTATTCAAGATTCATCCTACCCCAATAATCCTTTTAATATACTCAATTCAACAATGCCCTTGAAGAATTTTGAGAAATGGATAATCATATTGATCATCTTCCTTGAAGGTGAATCTAGCATTTACAAGACCAAATCAACTAAATCAATTATATAAATTAATCTAAACCAATCAACTAATCAAGCTAATTTAAGGGTAATTAAAATCAACTAAAGACTAAATTTAAGTAAGTACAGTGCTTCATCTTACAACGAGAGTGTACTTTACCTCATTGTAAGAGAAGGACTCTATACTAACGTCTCTTCgagaaacataaaaaaaataaaataataataattagtcAAAAGCTTGAATTCGGCAAACTTGTAACATCACAGTGAAAAAAGATCCTACATAGACATATCCGAAGACAACTCCATCACTGTTTGGATCGACAAAATGTAATTTATAATCAAACAAAAACTTACAAATATATCAGAAATCTCACGATACTTTAGAATATGACAATACTAATATTCTTGCATTCACTTAAATAGTAGACAGATAAGAGTGGTAAGTGTGTCATAACGAGTCGGATTGACAgactaatcacacaacatgaCAGAACAGTTACCTTGTTTAGTAAACGATTATTATTAGTTTTACACAAATTCCCAACATCCAATAATTTGGGCATATTGGTCCAATCCCAGAAAGCAAATGCCATTGTATATAGGGAGGCGGGTCTGAATTTTCATTATACATGACAAGCGGCGACTCACGGAATTTAAAAAGCAAAAAACCAGAGCATACATACATACCATTCTTACTGTATTTCCAGATTGCTTCGTTATTTTCCCAGACACCAACTTATTGTTTCCTGTGTTTTCTTCAAGAAAATTGTAAATCCCTTTATTCCCTTAgaatcaatctctctctctctctctctctctctcatttggtGGTTTTCCACACTTTACTTCCTCGCAACTCTTTCACTGTTGTCATCCATACTCGAACAAAATGTGTTAACAGGTATGTAGTGTTTAGTGTGTCAGTGAAGCTCTGCCCTTTTGTTATATTGTTTCTGGTGTGATTTGttcttctgggttttggttctacttttctgggtgcccatttgttttggttttggttctgGTTCTGGGTCGTCACCCTTTTGTGGGTTTTTCTTGATTCTGGGTTTGGGTGCTGAGAAAGCAAGAAAGTTGAAGAAATGAGACAAAAAGTAGAGACTCTGTCTCTTTGTGTTTGATCATGGGATGCTTTCTTTTCCTATTTTTCTGAAGAGACCAAACAGAGCATTATTGGATCGTTGGGGATCGTATGGGGATCTCAGTTTAGGTTGATTTCTTTGGGTAAATGGGAACCAGATCGAGTAGTTTTCTTTTACTAGCTTCGATCAAACATGGAATTCTGCAGCATATAATCTAGTGTTGccgagtttttattttttttaccgtATTAATTAAGCTTTTATTTGGATAAGAGCAGAAGAAAGTTGATAACAACTGTTATCTCCTCCCTTATTGTTGTACATAGACCTTTTAATGTTTAGAGTTCCAACTGTTCTAGAGCTTGAAAGTGGATTAATGGGATGCCGGGCAATTTGGTGTTCAAAATGTTGAAATGGGTGCTTGTGTTGTCATTTCTCCTTTAACGCTACGTTGGAGTTTGTAATTTTAAGTTTGACTTATTTTTATGGCTATAAATCAACAAATTGTTCAATATTGACTTGAGTTCTTGAATTTGATTGTCCTTTCTTGACTGAGTCGTCCTCTCCTAAGATTGTTGGGTCATTTGCAGGTTTGCTAAATGGCTTGGATAATTGAATAGGGAATACTAAATTGTAATTGAGGAGATGAAAGGCGAGCCAGTTGGACTGATCATTGGGGTTTCTATAGGGGTAGTGATTGGAGTGCTTTTGGCAATTTCTGGGTTCTTCTGCATTAGGTACCATAGGAAGCGTATGCAAATAGGGAACAGCAGTTCTCGAAGGGCAGCAAATCTTCCTATTCGTGCTAATGGCGCCGACTCTTGTACAATTTTGTCAGACTCGACACTTGGTCCAGACTCACCTGTCAAATCTGAACGGACTGGTGGTTCCTTCTGGCTTGTTGAAGGATTTAAGAGGAGTAATGTAGTCTCAATGTCTGGAATACCCGAGTATTCTTACAAGTAATGTTTCTAGAAAATCTATTTCTCTCATTGACTTCCCTTCCTGATTTGGATGATGCATCTTTTTATCATATCATTTCTCCTTACATGTGATGATGATGTTCAGTATGATTAATTCATAACTTTTTCTACATATATGCTAAGTTTTCTTAGAATGGGGTGGCTTTAGACGCAGGCACCTTTCTTGTCTTGCACAGAATCTTATCAGTCGTGTTTATGGAAATATCTGGTACCGATGCTGACAATGGCTCAATTCTGAGCATGCATGCATACTTTTGATGGAGAAACTAACTGGAATAATTGTAGTCAACATATAAATGTTAGACGATCAATCTAACCTCCAATAACCATTCATATGACAGTCTTGAGTTTCATAAAATGCATCATCTGATACACAATTTATTGAATGGCATAATAGAAAATCAAGAAGCTTGAAATGCCTAGAAATTACTTATTTTGCTTCAGCTATCATGTCAGATACCTAATGCATACATGTATGCATCATTATGAAATGCTCAATTACTTCCTTCCCAACTCTTAACTGCCTATTACTCCTTTTCTGTTTATTTGTTAATAAAATTTACAATGACTTTTCATTTTTAAACAACTTAATTTTGCATACCGAATCCTAGAGCTCACTCCTTTTCCATTtggtttgttaattttttttttgtaatgtgTTCCATACAGGGATCTGCAGAAAGCAACCTATAATTTTACAACATTGATAGGGCAAGGTGCATTTGGTCCTGTGTACAAAGCTCAGATGTTAACGGGTGAGACTGTTGCCGTTAAAGTGCTTGCAACTGATTCTAAGCAAGGGGAGAAAGAGTTTCAGACAGAGGTAGTGATTGTAAAGTATTTTTAGGATCCCTGCAAGAGTTGGCGATTAATCATAAATCTATTGGAAATCTGTGCAGTTGTATGGGAAGATAACTTGTTAGCAACTATGAATAGGCTAAATTTTGCCAGAAGttatcaaatccaaaaacactTGATCATtgacttctttctttttgaattatatactcattttctttttcaaatggCATCATTGAGATGTCTTGTTACTCATATGtgttatattatattattatatatcttcttttTTAGTATAATAAGTatttcaaacttttttttttatgtcagtAACAGTCCTTCACTTCTTCTACCTTCAGGTTAAGTTATTGGGAAGATTGCATCACAGGAACCTCGTGAACTTAATTGGATACTGTGCAGAAAAAGGCCAACATATGCTTATTTATGTCTACATGAGTAAAGGGAGTTTGGCCTCTCATTTGTATGGTAAGTTAGCTTTGAAATTCACATTGTTTACTTTAATGGAATATTTTAGACTTAATACTCGAGTagtgtttgttttatttgtagTCGTTATTACATAACTTTATTCCAATTCCATTCATAATAATGAGTGCTGTGAAGTGCCAACCTTGTGTGTATTCTTGTAACCTTGCTTTGCACTAAGCTAATCTAGAAATAGAAAGCTCAAGATTAGAATTCATCAAATGTTGATTCCATGAGcccatatataatatatttaaTTGAAATTAACATGCTGTTCTTCTTGCAGATGAAAAGAATGACCCATTGAGCTGGGATTTGAGGGTTCATGTAGCTTTAGATGTTGCAAGGGGCTTGGAGTATCTTCATGATGGAGTAAGTAAATAGTACCAGACTAAACAGGGAACTTTGTTTGTGCCAGTACATGCATGTTCTTTTATGATCAAGGtatttatttattgatttataATTTTCACTTCAGGCAGTTCCTCCTGTAATACACCGGGATATCAAATCCAACAATATCCTGTTGGATGAATCCATGAGAGCCAGGGTATGACCCTTTTgctaatttttttcattttccacGAGAACTTTCTACCAGAATTTCACTCTGTGTGAAGGGGAGTATTTAATTTACTTCGTTTCCAAATATGGAAGAAATACTTGCATTTTGGATTACATATTTGTTTAATAGATGAATAATGGGTCTTGCTGGATCATTCAGGTAGCTGATTTTGGACTTTCAAGAGAAGAGATGGTGGACAAACATGCAGCTATTAGGGGAACCTTTGGCTATCTAGATCCCGAGTATATCTCTACTAGAAATTTCACCAAGAAAAGTGATGTTTACAGCTTTGGAGTTCTGCTGTTTGAACTCATAGCTGGAAGAAATCCTCAACAGGGTCTGATGGAATATGTGGAGCTTGtaagactctctctctctctctctctctctctctctctctcgctctgtaCACAAAACAGAAACTTAAGGCGACGTAATTTGACCCTATTACACTTTTCATGGAGGTTGCAATATTGATAACCCAGGAACATAACAGTTTTAAAAGTGTATTTTTAAGTTGTTTTCTTACTTGTTTGCTATAGTGATAGTACATTAGAATGCATGAAAAATGCATAGAAGGTGTGATTGCACTTGCTTTCTTCTTTAGCGGTATATAGATATGAAGAAAATAGGTGCTAGTGTTTAGTCTTCATAAAGGAAGACAAAACCATTCATTCATCTTGCAGAATCCCACTTATAGATCCAGCAAGTGCTATTTACTTGTATGTCTAATGAATTGTCTATATGAATAATAGGCGGCAATGAATACGGAGGGGAAATTTGGGTGGGAGGAAATTGTGGATTCCCGTCTTAATGGGAACTTTGATGTGCAAGAGCTCAACGAAGTGGCAGCTCTTGCATATAAATGTGTCAGCCGCTCCCCAAAAAAGCGGTCTTCCATGAGAGACATTGTACAAGTGCTATCACGAATGCTGAAAGTGAGGCACAATAGAAAGCACCATGCGAAATCATTGTCATCCACAGCAGGGGAAGTTATGATTGACGTGAACCAACCAGAAACCAAAATTCAAATGGCTGAACACCAAAGAGATGAGTCTATGGACAGCACAGCCGATACATATGATTTATAGGCTTTAGTTTTTGCATTTGTTCATTCATTCTGGTTCTTGTATTGTTGGCTTTGCCTTTTGATATATGTGCAGTCTTTAATGGGATTGAAACAGCAGATAGTGTAATTCTGATGTCTGCTCAAGTGACATAGGATTTAGTTCAGCCTTCTTTGTACacagctttttttttcttttttctttttccgttTTCCCCTGTTTGCTCAAAGGACAGATTCCAGATTTATATACCATGCTTGGAGCAATTGAAATGTAGGAAAATTTACCTTCCTTTCCACTTATTCTCCACTATTTGCACCAGCACATGATTTTGTCAATGACTCAATGGGAATATGCAGCAATGCTTTTGTCCTTTAGGTGATCTCCCAATTGGCCATCACCTTCCAATTGACTCACATTACCTGATGAATTTACctaaatctgtttttttt
It encodes:
- the LOC112167438 gene encoding calcium/calmodulin-regulated receptor-like kinase 1, with the translated sequence MKGEPVGLIIGVSIGVVIGVLLAISGFFCIRYHRKRMQIGNSSSRRAANLPIRANGADSCTILSDSTLGPDSPVKSERTGGSFWLVEGFKRSNVVSMSGIPEYSYKDLQKATYNFTTLIGQGAFGPVYKAQMLTGETVAVKVLATDSKQGEKEFQTEVKLLGRLHHRNLVNLIGYCAEKGQHMLIYVYMSKGSLASHLYDEKNDPLSWDLRVHVALDVARGLEYLHDGAVPPVIHRDIKSNNILLDESMRARVADFGLSREEMVDKHAAIRGTFGYLDPEYISTRNFTKKSDVYSFGVLLFELIAGRNPQQGLMEYVELAAMNTEGKFGWEEIVDSRLNGNFDVQELNEVAALAYKCVSRSPKKRSSMRDIVQVLSRMLKVRHNRKHHAKSLSSTAGEVMIDVNQPETKIQMAEHQRDESMDSTADTYDL